A genomic stretch from Nitrospirae bacterium YQR-1 includes:
- a CDS encoding FliA/WhiG family RNA polymerase sigma factor, with product MKKYKSELSDEQKEEIIKDFLPFIKYTAYRLSNRMPPQLTTDDLISVGVMGLLDSIDNYDANRAKLKTFAEFRIKGAMLDEIRTFDTAPRSLKEKVNELKAVHAKLEKSLGRVPEDVEIANELNISIDDYYKILKDANSVITLRFEDFSSKTSDGEDMNIMENIPDVAGRDVLSKLVDESQKRILAGHIASLPEKEKLVLSLYYWDELTMKEIGKVLSLSEGRVCQLHTQAVLRLKSKLSTDPLN from the coding sequence GTGAAAAAATATAAATCTGAACTTAGCGACGAACAGAAAGAAGAGATAATAAAGGACTTTCTTCCTTTCATAAAATACACGGCATACAGGTTGTCAAACCGGATGCCGCCGCAGTTGACCACAGATGACCTGATAAGTGTGGGAGTGATGGGCTTGCTTGACTCAATAGATAATTACGATGCAAACAGGGCTAAACTTAAGACCTTTGCGGAGTTTAGAATAAAGGGAGCGATGCTTGATGAAATCCGCACCTTTGACACAGCACCGCGCTCTTTGAAGGAGAAGGTCAACGAGTTAAAAGCCGTTCATGCCAAACTGGAGAAATCACTGGGCAGAGTGCCTGAGGATGTTGAAATTGCCAATGAGTTAAATATCAGCATAGATGATTACTATAAGATACTGAAAGACGCCAATTCCGTGATAACGCTCCGGTTTGAGGATTTTAGCAGTAAGACCTCAGACGGCGAGGACATGAACATCATGGAGAACATTCCTGATGTTGCAGGCCGTGATGTTCTGAGTAAACTAGTTGATGAGTCACAGAAGAGGATTCTTGCCGGGCACATTGCCTCCTTACCGGAGAAAGAAAAATTGGTTCTTTCCCTGTACTACTGGGATGAGTTAACGATGAAGGAAATCGGCAAAGTGTTAAGCCTTTCAGAGGGCCGTGTCTGCCAGCTGCACACTCAGGCGGTCCTTCGCCTTAAGTCCAAACTAAGCACAGATCCGCTAAATTAG
- a CDS encoding MinD/ParA family protein: MLRGGGREKHIRTIAMASGKGGVGKTNIVANLAIAMKKQGHEVLILDADLGLSNIDVLLHLAPKYNMQNVLNGEMALADIMVEGPHGIKILPASSGVQELTVLDEFQRLRLLDEFESFNSNLDVMLIDTAAGISENVAFFCIAAQEIIILATPEPTAMTDAYALMKVLYTRYQEKEFSVLVNNVRGEDEGREVFKRLATAAEKFLSVSLDYLGYIPYDAAVPAAVRQQRAFLDVNPNGKASKKVTDLAYKLMSRTKHRVKGSLQFFIGNLLSAASDEK, from the coding sequence ATGTTAAGAGGTGGAGGGAGAGAGAAACACATCCGCACGATAGCGATGGCCAGCGGCAAGGGCGGGGTGGGCAAGACCAACATAGTGGCAAATCTTGCAATAGCTATGAAAAAGCAGGGCCATGAGGTGCTCATTCTCGATGCCGACCTTGGACTAAGTAATATAGACGTGCTTTTACACCTTGCACCCAAGTATAATATGCAGAATGTTCTTAATGGTGAGATGGCACTGGCTGATATAATGGTGGAGGGGCCCCACGGGATAAAGATACTGCCCGCCTCATCCGGAGTTCAGGAGTTAACGGTATTAGATGAATTTCAGAGGCTGCGGCTACTTGACGAATTTGAGTCATTTAATAGTAATCTAGACGTAATGTTGATAGATACGGCGGCGGGGATATCGGAAAATGTGGCGTTTTTCTGTATAGCGGCGCAGGAGATCATAATATTGGCAACACCTGAGCCAACGGCAATGACTGATGCGTATGCTCTGATGAAGGTGCTATATACACGGTATCAGGAGAAGGAGTTTAGTGTTTTGGTAAATAACGTAAGGGGTGAAGACGAGGGCAGAGAGGTCTTTAAACGTCTTGCCACGGCGGCCGAGAAGTTTTTAAGTGTTTCTCTTGATTATTTAGGCTACATACCTTATGATGCAGCCGTACCGGCTGCCGTGAGACAGCAAAGGGCATTTCTGGATGTAAACCCCAACGGTAAAGCATCTAAAAAGGTAACCGACCTTGCTTACAAACTAATGAGCAGAACCAAACACAGGGTTAAGGGCTCACTACAGTTTTTCATCGGCAATTTGCTGTCGGCGGCATCTGATGAAAAATAA